In the Juglans microcarpa x Juglans regia isolate MS1-56 chromosome 6D, Jm3101_v1.0, whole genome shotgun sequence genome, one interval contains:
- the LOC121234951 gene encoding uncharacterized protein LOC121234951, translating to MALLSALLEILRRPTMLDVLSELMLFIAPLWLAIIVGLLVGWAWKPKWAKNLTNCSMSKDAAAASPTALLSACFSSFPSLNALKFQLPNCVSCIGDDKESPSVPPAATESDSSSSQLDGEKLEKMTGEDLEHLCRLVEDKDGGPAWIQMMDRSTPTMGYQAWRRDPETGPPQYRSRTLFEDATPELVRDFFWDDEFRLKWDDMLIHSATLEECPTTGTMMVQWVRKFPFFCSDREYIIGRRIWESGRSYYCVTKGVPCTSVPRHNKPRRVDLYYSSWCIRAVESKKDGQLTACEVLLFHHEDMGIPWEIAKLGVRQGMWGAVKKIDPGLRAYQRHRASGAPLSQCASMAQINTKVSADYLRSLENNNSDLTKVENGDSPRNPEERNIPKLLVVGGALLLACSLDRGLVTKAVIFGVARRFARIGRRM from the exons ATGGCTTTGCTTTCGGCTTTATTGGAGATTTTGCGGAGACCCACAATGTTAGATGTGCTCAGCGAGCTCATGCTCTTCATAGCGCCTCTTTGGCTGGCGATTATTGTTGGCCTTTTGGTTGGATGGGCATGGAAGCCCAAATGGGCTAAGAATTTGACCAATTGTTCTATGTCCAAGGACGCTGCGGCGGCGTCACCGACCGCATTGTTATCCGCGTGTTTCTCTTCGTTTCCGAGCTTGAACGCCCTGAAGTTTCAGCTGCCCAACTGCGTTTCTTGTATTGGAGATGATAAGGAGAGTCCCTCTGTGCCACCTGCTGCCACCGAATCCGATTCCAG CTCGTCACAGCTCGATGGtgaaaaactggaaaaaatGACCGGAGAGGATTTAGAGCACTTATGCCGGCTAGTGGAGGACAAAGATGGAGGTCCTGCTTGGATTCAGATGATGGATCGTTCTACCCCGACTATGGGCTATCAAGCTTGGCGTAGAGATCCTGAG ACTGGCCCCCCACAATATCGTAGTAGGACCTTGTTTGAGGATGCCACTCCTGAGTTGGTGAGGGATTTTTTCTGGGATGATGAGTTTCGATTGAAGTGGGATGATATGCTTATACATTCTGCAACCTTGGAGGAGTGTCCCACCACAGGAACCATGATGGTGCAGTGGGTGCGCAAG TTCCCTTTCTTTTGTAGCGATCGGGAGTATATAATAGGTCGTCGAATCTGGGAATCTGGACGATCTTACTACTGTGTAACAAAG GGAGTACCCTGCACGTCAGTGCCAAGGCACAACAAACCTAGACGAGTTGATTTGTACTATTCAAGTTGGTGCATTCGTGCAG TTGAATCGAAGAAGGATGGCCAGTTGACTGCATGTGAAGTGTTGCTGTTTCATCATGAAGATATGGGTATACCATGGGAGATTGCAAAGCTTGGGGTTCGGCAAGGCATGTGGGGCGCTGTGAAGAAGATTGACCCTGGTTTACGTGCATATCAAAGGCATAGAGCATCTGGAGCCCCACTCTCACAATGTGCTTCCATGGCCCAGATCAACACTAAGGTCAGTGCAGACTACCTGAGATCTTTGGAAAACAACAACAGTGATTTGACCAAGGTTGAAAACGGAGATTCACCTCGGAATCCAGAGGAGAGGAACATACCAAAACTTTTAGTTGTTGGTGGAGCTCTTCTCCTTGCCTGTAGCCTTGACCGGGGGCTTGTAACTAAAGCAGTTATATTTGGAGTAGCCAGAAGGTTTGCAAGAATTGGAAGGAGGATGTGA